The genomic window GAGACATAATGAGAAAAGAGACAGGGAGCACAGAATAAACTGATAGATTTCTCTACCACTTTCCGGGAGAGAAAAAACCAACAGTACTTATATTCAATTTTTGGCagcaaaaattcaaaatactaCAGTGTTTTAATGACTTAAAGTTAAGCAAAAGAGCCATACAGTCATCACACACTTTCAGAACAATAATCCTTGCTGAGCATTCATATTTACCTTTCCGAAACTACTTAACCAATTACCCTCCTTGGAAAGGTTATCAAAATTGTAAGCTATAACACTAAGAAATACAGAATCACTGTATATCAAAGAATTTATATCACTAACCTGCAAAAGCTCTTGCTTCATCTGTAGGAACTGCCCTGAGATGACGCAAATCACTCTTATTGCCCACAAGCATGATAACAATGTTACTATCAGCATGATCTCTGAGTTCTTTCAGCCATCGCTCTACATTTTCATATGTGAGATGTTTAGCAATGTCATAAACCAATAAGGCACCTACAGCTCCACGATAGtacctgaaaacagaaaaaagtaaccattagaaaacaaacacaagatAGAAGGGGACACCAGGAAGAACTAAATATatggattatatattttttaaaacacacttacaaataaatttcaaaatcctATAATCATGGAattcttaaaaggaaagaaaaaaaacagtacCTTTTCCAATACCAAAAGTTAGCTAACTCACTTGATGGCAAGCCTATTTCACAGAACTATAAACTACGAGACTTACGCTGATGTTATAGCTCGGTATCGCTCTTGCCCTGCTGTGTCCCATATCTGTGCCTTTATTGTTTTCCCATCAACCTGGATGCTTCTGGTTGCAAACTCTACTCCAATGGTGCTCTTGCTTTCGAGATTAAACTCATTTCGAGTAAATCGAGACAGGAGATTACTCTTTCCAACACCAGAATCTCCAATAAGGACAACTGAAAAGACAAAGAACTTAATGTCATACGAATGAGGAAAACACATTCAGAATACCACCACGGTTTAAAGCAAGAAAGACAGGGCATCTGATGTTTAAAAAgggactggggtggggaggagctgaGTAGCTCATGTTCTTGACCTGTTACCAATCGATAAAACCAATGTATTCTTTTAACCTGTTTCTACCTGCATAATGACTACCACACATCATCTGCTTAACACAGATATAGTATCCTGTCTTACACATGCAATTTTAATCATGGGTCTACTAGGCACTGATGATAGGCTAACGCATTAATTAACCATCAATGCTGTACCAGCTTTACTACCTTAGAAGGTAATAACTTGAAAGATAAATCCTAAACCAAACGAACAATTTGTGATATTAAAATGTATCAGACATGAAAGCAATAAAGCATGTTGGCAGGTGATGGGAAGGGAAAGAATATGTTCTACTTAGTTTCATCAAAGACTGGGTGTGACCTCAGGACTCATACCTAGCAAAATGAAACACATTTAACACATGAGGCAACGGGTTTATAAACTTTGTCACCCAGGTCACAGAAACTACAATGACTCCTCAATAGTCGAATTTATCAGACTGGCAGGAAGCTAGAGACCTCTCCAAAAACAAACACCTCACTAAGTTTAACAGGGGACCTAGAAGCTGACTAATAATCCTGACTGACTTTGAGTCAAGGCCAGAGAGAGGTGGGCATACACTTACACTTCacgaatttttttaaaacaggtttTGATTAGATGAATTTATTTCTTCTGGTTACTATAGGAGGCAGTTTATTTACTAACTAAATACATGGGGATTTTTTTCACTCAAGGTGATACTGCACTTAAGAATTTCAAAAACAATGAGGAAATAAGCAGTTAACTTGTTTTAAAGCATTTCTATCTGAATTTAAAGGACAAAATGAGTTCACAGGTTTACAGAATCTGAGCTtgacaacatttttttctttgtaaaaatttttattggcatttcaGAACATATTATGCTTATTTCTACTGTTGACTACTAATGCTTCTTCTTACTAGCTAACTGATTTAGACACCAGAACTTGAAAATCAAAAACGCAAGAATATCACCAAGGAAGAAGACCATGCCTTACTCACGAGACTGGaaattggggtgggggtggagagggaggtaAAAACTGCACTCTGGTCAGAGGGCAAAAAAGTCCATTCTGCattctttccttgccacaagacTAGATATAAGCTGGCCTCTGGACAGTCTTGGAGGGAGTACACTATCAAACACATATCTTTCCGGCTTCCTCTATTAGCTGTTTCAGCAAGAAATCATCCAGGCCGCAGAGACTCCACACTGCACAACAAGTAGTTATTTCTAGCTACACAGTCAGTTAGAGGTGTCACAGGTATTGTGGCAAACACAGGTATTACAGTAAATGCTTTAACCTGGACACTAGAGAAGATGTTAAGATCATGAAGGTAACATACAAACCCAACGCACTTCCGATTTTACAGGATGGTTGGTTGATATGTTAGTTTCCAAGGTCCACCACCCTGGATGTGAGGTCAAATCCCTGTTCCAGTAACAGAGTCTACCTGTTGCCTCTTAGTGCAAGAGGCCGGATGTTCTGCTGAGGAAATCTTTGCATCAATTCTGGCCCCATACTGTCACTGAGGTATAAAAGCCTCACTTGAAGTGGGAATACGAAGGAAGGGAAAAACCAAAAAGTTCGACATTTCTAGTTCACAGGCACTCAGATATCAATCAGTAATTCATGAGCCAGTCACTTAGTTTAAAGCCAAAGAGCAAGACATCTAGAATGATGACACctttggaaaattaaataaataactcagaGAATACTTTCTCCCTCCCACAAAAACTCCAGCACTTTCAAGTTTTGGTTTCCTCCCTTTGGACCTCCAGTTTTACTAATAACTATGTTCACTGTCTCCCCGTCCTCAAATCTTTATGCCGTCATAAAGATAGTTAGTGAGGGCATTTTTTCCCTCAACGTAACCAATTAACTTTAACATCATAAAAAAATAGCACCCTTATCTGAAAATAGTTCAAGACTCATGAATGCTTTATACAATATAAAATAGTTATCTCAACTAGACATGGACAAGGTTGCCAGAATTAAGACTGGCAACTTGTTAAACGATTATATCTTAAAGGACAACAGAAGATATCGGCTCTTTAAGAACAGTGCTGCCAACATGATGCTGAGAAATGACACAATAAGGAAAGCTGCTTCTATTCAGTTACCAAATGAGAAACCAAACCAAGAAGGGTTACATTTATGCTCACTAAAAAAATCAACTAGAATGGACTAAATTACCTAAGCAAGAGAATTTATTGgctatgaaataaaaaacaaaccaaaaaaccaaaagttCATGGACTGAAACTTAACTTCCAATCAAAATAGCTTCTCtcattaaaatgacaatatttaactgctttttaaaaatgcaacaaaCTATATAATCACATCATTCGGTTCAAGAAAGGCATTTGCAGCGACCTTCTCATGTTTTCCTAACTAGTATCTTAGGTTAAAAGTACTTTAAACGTTTTATAACTATAGCCCTCTATACAATACACATGCGTGTGTATAAATTAAATTACAGCATCTATATATGAAACATCTACAGCACTTCTAAAATAACCTGATATTTATTACCACTTGATAAACCTCAACTGCTGAATCTTATC from Equus asinus isolate D_3611 breed Donkey chromosome 2, EquAss-T2T_v2, whole genome shotgun sequence includes these protein-coding regions:
- the RAB11A gene encoding ras-related protein Rab-11A; protein product: MGTRDDEYDYLFKVVLIGDSGVGKSNLLSRFTRNEFNLESKSTIGVEFATRSIQVDGKTIKAQIWDTAGQERYRAITSAYYRGAVGALLVYDIAKHLTYENVERWLKELRDHADSNIVIMLVGNKSDLRHLRAVPTDEARAFAEKNGLSFIETSALDSTNVEAAFQTILTEIYRIVSQKQMSDRRENDMSPSNNVVPIHVPPTTENKPKVQCCQNI